The Listeria monocytogenes genome window below encodes:
- the rapZ gene encoding RNase adapter RapZ: MTSKQLKLVIITGMSGAGKTVAMQSLEDLGYFCVDNLPPSLLPKFWELMKESDKMDKIALVMDLRGREFFDSIEPALDELDNTNFITTKILFLEADDKVLVSRYKETRRHHPLEPNGSVLDGINAERELLSDLKGRSQLVINTSNMAPRELRERINNEFQTEDKDVFNVQLMSFGFKYGIPIDADLVFDVRFLPNPHYIDKMRPLTGLDEDVYEYVMKWPETQTFLDKLVDLLMFTLPFYKREGKTQLVIAIGCTGGQHRSVALTEFVGKAIQQKYETTISHRDMKRRKGR; the protein is encoded by the coding sequence ATGACTTCTAAACAATTAAAATTAGTAATCATTACTGGGATGTCTGGGGCAGGGAAAACAGTTGCAATGCAGTCTTTAGAAGATCTCGGTTATTTTTGTGTAGATAATTTACCACCAAGTTTACTTCCGAAATTCTGGGAGCTAATGAAAGAAAGCGACAAAATGGATAAAATCGCGCTCGTAATGGATCTTCGCGGACGAGAGTTTTTCGATTCGATTGAACCAGCACTTGATGAGTTAGATAATACCAATTTTATAACAACGAAAATTCTCTTTTTAGAGGCAGATGATAAGGTGCTTGTATCGCGTTATAAAGAGACGCGCCGCCACCATCCACTAGAGCCAAACGGTTCTGTGCTTGACGGAATTAATGCAGAGCGTGAACTGCTTAGTGATTTAAAAGGGCGTTCGCAGTTAGTTATTAATACGTCGAATATGGCACCACGTGAGTTACGCGAGCGAATTAATAATGAATTCCAAACCGAAGATAAAGATGTATTTAATGTACAATTGATGTCGTTTGGTTTCAAATATGGGATTCCGATTGATGCTGATTTAGTGTTTGATGTACGCTTCTTACCGAATCCACACTATATCGACAAAATGCGGCCGCTTACAGGGCTTGATGAAGATGTATATGAATATGTGATGAAATGGCCTGAAACGCAGACCTTTTTAGATAAGTTAGTAGATTTATTAATGTTTACACTTCCTTTTTACAAACGAGAAGGGAAGACGCAATTAGTTATTGCTATTGGGTGTACAGGAGGGCAGCATCGTTCTGTAGCCTTGACAGAGTTCGTCGGTAAAGCAATCCAACAAAAATATGAGACAACGATTTCACACCGAGATATGAAACGTAGAAAGGGCCGTTAA
- a CDS encoding phospho-sugar mutase produces the protein MNWQEEYQKWVANDKLDSALRKQLTNMEANEKELEDSFYRNMEFGTAGMRGVLGVGTNRMNIYTIRKASLGLAQFVAENGEEAKKRGIVIAYDPRHMSREFAFESAAVLGHHGVKSYVFDALRPTPELSFAVRYLNAFGGIVITASHNPPEYNGYKIYGEDGGQMPPTGASAVIDYINAVEDIFSVEVASQEVLIENGLLEVISEKVDRPYLEKLKEVIVNKELVKERGEDLKIVFTPLHGTGGILGVPALESVGFTNIVKVDEQFVNDPDFGTVKSPNPENREAFLLAIEYGKKFGGDILVGTDPDADRLGVAVRNLDGEYEVLSGNQIGAIILHYLLKQKKAQNELPANAAVLKSIVTSNLGTEIAKHYGAEMIEVLTGFKFIAEQIKHFEETGKHTFEFGYEESNGYMVKSFTRDKDAIQAVLAMAEVALVSKVEGRTLLEDLEQIYDEFGYYNEDLVSLTLSGKDGSRRIKEITSGFREQLPTSMGGFTVERVEDYLRGETTWIATGKTEAIHLPTADVIKCYFEDGSWFCLRPSGTEPKIKFYFSIRGESKEESTAKLEKVKADLMQHIEA, from the coding sequence ATGAATTGGCAAGAAGAATACCAAAAATGGGTTGCTAATGACAAATTAGATAGCGCCTTACGAAAACAATTAACAAATATGGAAGCTAATGAAAAAGAACTGGAAGATAGTTTTTATCGTAATATGGAATTTGGAACGGCGGGAATGCGCGGTGTACTAGGTGTTGGAACGAATCGTATGAATATCTATACTATTCGTAAAGCTTCTCTTGGTTTAGCGCAATTTGTGGCGGAGAACGGGGAAGAAGCTAAAAAACGTGGGATAGTTATTGCGTATGATCCTCGTCATATGTCGCGTGAGTTCGCTTTTGAATCGGCGGCAGTATTAGGGCATCATGGTGTGAAAAGCTATGTTTTTGATGCACTTCGACCAACACCGGAACTTTCTTTTGCCGTGCGTTATTTAAATGCATTTGGCGGGATTGTTATTACAGCTAGTCATAATCCACCAGAATATAACGGTTACAAAATATACGGCGAAGATGGCGGGCAAATGCCTCCAACTGGCGCAAGTGCCGTAATTGATTACATAAATGCAGTAGAAGATATTTTTTCTGTAGAAGTGGCGAGCCAAGAAGTATTAATCGAAAATGGTTTGCTAGAGGTAATTAGTGAAAAAGTAGACCGTCCTTATTTGGAAAAATTAAAAGAGGTCATTGTTAATAAGGAACTTGTTAAGGAACGCGGGGAGGATTTGAAAATAGTTTTCACGCCGCTTCATGGTACTGGTGGAATTCTTGGCGTTCCAGCGCTTGAAAGTGTTGGTTTCACGAATATTGTTAAGGTTGACGAGCAATTCGTGAATGATCCTGATTTTGGGACAGTAAAATCGCCTAATCCGGAAAACCGAGAAGCCTTTTTACTGGCGATTGAATATGGCAAGAAGTTTGGTGGCGACATTTTAGTAGGAACAGATCCAGATGCTGACCGTTTAGGCGTGGCAGTTCGTAATCTTGACGGAGAATATGAAGTGTTATCTGGAAACCAAATTGGTGCGATTATATTACATTATTTATTAAAACAAAAGAAAGCGCAAAATGAATTACCGGCTAATGCAGCGGTATTGAAGTCGATTGTAACGAGTAATCTTGGAACGGAAATCGCGAAGCATTATGGCGCGGAAATGATAGAAGTTTTAACTGGTTTCAAATTTATCGCAGAACAAATCAAACATTTTGAAGAAACTGGTAAGCATACATTTGAATTTGGTTATGAAGAAAGTAATGGTTACATGGTTAAGTCGTTTACGCGTGATAAAGATGCGATTCAAGCGGTTCTTGCAATGGCGGAAGTTGCGCTCGTTAGCAAAGTAGAGGGCAGAACGTTACTAGAAGATTTAGAGCAAATTTACGATGAATTTGGTTATTACAACGAAGACCTAGTTTCCTTAACTTTAAGTGGTAAAGACGGTTCTCGGCGTATCAAAGAAATTACAAGCGGTTTCCGCGAGCAACTACCGACAAGTATGGGTGGATTCACTGTGGAACGTGTGGAAGATTATTTGAGAGGCGAAACAACTTGGATTGCGACTGGGAAAACCGAAGCAATCCATTTGCCAACAGCGGATGTTATTAAATGCTATTTTGAAGATGGTTCATGGTTCTGTTTACGTCCATCAGGCACAGAGCCGAAAATCAAATTCTACTTTAGTATTCGTGGCGAAAGTAAGGAAGAAAGTACCGCAAAATTAGAAAAAGTAAAAGCTGATTTGATGCAACATATCGAAGCTTAA
- a CDS encoding aldose epimerase family protein, producing the protein MVFIEVIKKQFGEFEGETVWQWTMVNDHGMRMSVLNYGAIVTSLETKDKFGNLANISLGFTSLDDYLAHSPYFGATLGPVAGRISNGRFKLDGKQFQLTQNEGNNHRHGGKLNFSKKIWNVTVEKELDQMVMTFDYCWADGENGYPGNINARMTYTLNNKNEWLIDYEAKCDQPTIYNPSNHIYFNLSGETGATVLQHQLWINSDRFLPIDEESLPIGEKRSVENTIFDLRAGREVAEITQSQDQQIKLVGAGLDHAFILKHENGRPDAVLFDPKSGRRLEMETEADSVLVYTANSLTSTFEIDGCPVPKYAGITMETQGLVDAINQDGFGDIILRPEKPFTSRTAFRFTAES; encoded by the coding sequence GTGGTTTTCATCGAAGTAATCAAGAAACAATTTGGTGAATTTGAAGGGGAAACGGTCTGGCAATGGACGATGGTAAATGACCACGGTATGCGCATGAGTGTATTAAATTACGGAGCGATTGTTACTTCCCTAGAAACGAAAGATAAATTTGGCAATTTGGCGAATATTAGTCTTGGTTTTACGAGTCTAGATGATTATTTAGCACATTCGCCGTACTTTGGTGCGACGCTTGGTCCCGTTGCTGGTCGTATTAGTAATGGGCGATTTAAGCTAGACGGGAAACAGTTCCAACTGACTCAAAATGAAGGGAATAACCACCGGCATGGAGGCAAACTTAATTTTAGTAAGAAGATTTGGAATGTAACTGTGGAAAAAGAGCTTGATCAAATGGTGATGACTTTTGACTATTGCTGGGCTGACGGGGAAAATGGCTATCCGGGGAATATCAATGCTAGGATGACTTATACATTAAATAATAAAAATGAATGGCTAATTGATTATGAAGCAAAATGCGACCAACCGACTATTTATAACCCGAGCAATCATATTTATTTTAATTTGAGCGGAGAGACTGGTGCGACAGTTTTACAGCATCAGCTCTGGATTAATAGTGATAGATTCCTGCCTATAGATGAAGAGTCTCTTCCAATTGGGGAAAAACGTTCAGTGGAAAATACTATTTTTGATTTGCGTGCAGGTCGTGAAGTAGCAGAGATTACGCAAAGTCAGGATCAGCAAATAAAATTAGTTGGTGCGGGGCTAGATCATGCATTCATTTTAAAACATGAAAATGGTCGTCCAGATGCAGTTTTGTTTGATCCAAAGTCAGGACGGCGCTTAGAAATGGAAACAGAAGCGGATTCCGTATTAGTATATACAGCAAATAGTTTGACTAGTACTTTCGAGATAGACGGGTGCCCTGTACCAAAATATGCTGGTATAACGATGGAGACGCAAGGGTTAGTGGATGCGATTAATCAGGATGGATTTGGAGATATTATATTGCGGCCAGAAAAACCTTTCACATCTAGGACAGCTTTTCGTTTCACTGCGGAAAGCTGA
- the galE gene encoding UDP-glucose 4-epimerase GalE → MSIVVLGGAGYIGSHAVDELITRGYEVVVIDNLRTGHKESIHKKAKFYEGDIRDKAFLSSVFEKETVDGVIHFAASSLVGESMEVPLDYLNNNVYGTQIVLEVMEQFGVKHIVFSSSAATYGEPERVPITEEMPTNPESTYGETKLIMEKMMKWCDKAYDMKYVALRYFNVAGAKADGSIGEDHKPESHLVPIILQVALGQREKLAIYGDDYNTPDGTCIRDYVQVEDLIDAHIKALEYLKNGGESNIFNLGSSNGFSVKEMLEAARSVTGKEIPAEVVPRRAGDPGTLIASSDKAREILGWEPTYTDVKDIIATAWKWHVAHPNGY, encoded by the coding sequence ATGAGTATTGTTGTACTTGGTGGAGCTGGCTATATTGGTTCACATGCAGTAGATGAGTTAATTACTCGCGGATATGAAGTAGTAGTCATTGATAATTTAAGAACAGGGCATAAAGAATCTATTCATAAAAAGGCGAAATTTTATGAAGGAGATATTCGTGATAAGGCATTTTTAAGTTCGGTTTTTGAAAAAGAAACGGTAGATGGTGTGATTCATTTTGCTGCTAGTTCACTTGTAGGAGAATCAATGGAAGTGCCGCTAGATTATTTAAATAATAATGTTTATGGTACGCAAATTGTTTTAGAAGTGATGGAGCAATTTGGCGTGAAGCATATTGTCTTTTCTTCTAGTGCTGCTACATACGGGGAACCAGAACGTGTGCCGATTACGGAAGAGATGCCAACAAATCCGGAAAGTACTTACGGCGAAACGAAGCTAATCATGGAAAAAATGATGAAATGGTGCGACAAAGCGTATGATATGAAATATGTTGCACTCCGGTATTTTAATGTTGCTGGTGCCAAAGCGGATGGCTCGATTGGGGAAGATCACAAACCAGAATCGCACTTAGTTCCAATTATTTTACAAGTTGCGCTTGGTCAACGAGAAAAATTAGCGATTTACGGTGATGACTACAATACGCCTGATGGCACTTGTATTCGTGATTATGTACAAGTAGAAGATTTAATTGACGCGCATATTAAAGCGCTAGAATATTTGAAAAATGGCGGGGAAAGTAATATTTTCAACCTTGGTAGTAGTAATGGTTTTTCAGTAAAAGAAATGCTTGAAGCAGCTCGTAGTGTAACAGGTAAAGAAATTCCAGCTGAAGTTGTACCACGCCGCGCAGGAGATCCAGGAACATTAATTGCTTCTAGTGATAAAGCGCGTGAAATTCTAGGTTGGGAGCCTACTTATACAGACGTAAAAGATATTATTGCAACCGCTTGGAAATGGCACGTAGCTCACCCAAATGGCTATTAA
- the trxB gene encoding thioredoxin-disulfide reductase, which produces MASEEKIYDVIIIGAGPAGMTAALYTSRADLDTLMIERGVPGGQMVNTAEVENYPGFDSILGPDLSDKMLSGAKQFGAEYAYGDIKEVVDGKEFKTVTAGSKTYKARAIIIATGAEHRKLGAAGEEELSGRGVSYCAVCDGAFFKNRELIVVGGGDSAVEEGTYLTRYADKVTIVHRRDKLRAQQILQDRAFKDEKVDFIWNSTVEEIVGDGKKVTGAKIVSTVDGSESIMPVDGVFIYVGLVPLTKAFLNLGITDDEGYIVTDEEMRTNLPGIFAAGDVRAKSLRQIVTATGDGGLAGQNAQKYVEELKESLEAEAAK; this is translated from the coding sequence ATGGCTAGTGAAGAAAAAATTTATGATGTGATTATTATTGGAGCGGGACCAGCTGGAATGACAGCTGCTTTATATACTTCCCGTGCAGATTTAGATACGTTAATGATTGAACGCGGTGTACCCGGCGGACAAATGGTTAATACAGCAGAGGTAGAAAATTACCCTGGATTTGATAGTATTTTAGGGCCAGATTTATCCGACAAGATGCTTAGTGGTGCAAAACAATTTGGCGCTGAGTATGCTTATGGCGATATTAAAGAAGTTGTTGACGGAAAAGAATTTAAAACAGTAACGGCTGGATCGAAAACCTATAAAGCTCGGGCGATTATTATTGCGACTGGCGCTGAACACCGCAAACTTGGTGCAGCTGGTGAAGAAGAGCTTAGCGGACGCGGCGTTTCTTATTGTGCTGTTTGTGATGGCGCGTTCTTCAAAAATCGTGAATTAATCGTGGTTGGCGGCGGAGATTCTGCAGTTGAAGAAGGAACTTATTTGACTCGTTATGCAGATAAAGTAACGATTGTACACCGTCGTGATAAATTGCGTGCACAACAAATTTTACAAGATCGTGCTTTTAAAGATGAAAAAGTGGATTTCATTTGGAATAGTACAGTAGAAGAAATTGTTGGCGATGGCAAAAAAGTAACTGGAGCCAAAATTGTTTCTACAGTGGATGGCTCCGAATCTATTATGCCAGTGGATGGTGTTTTCATTTATGTTGGACTTGTGCCACTTACGAAAGCATTCTTAAACCTAGGTATTACAGACGATGAAGGTTATATTGTTACAGACGAGGAAATGCGGACAAATCTTCCTGGTATTTTTGCAGCCGGGGATGTTCGTGCGAAAAGCTTACGTCAGATTGTAACAGCGACAGGCGACGGCGGACTTGCTGGGCAAAATGCTCAAAAATATGTAGAAGAATTAAAAGAGTCATTAGAAGCTGAAGCAGCTAAATAA
- a CDS encoding tetratricopeptide repeat protein produces the protein MEKDKKTPAKIYPFYPNGQFYFERGVEAFRDQRIKEAIRYLVRASELEPGEAVILCQLAICYTEIGQFHKSNQLLRDVLEQRNGNMEYCYYFIANNFAYMKDYRRALQYANRYLDSATDDEYTEEAKDLIEVLLEETPFGETIENGFSKLEQEFYSYKKEINRYLAEEDSASACDILRKVIDEKPNFWPAYNQLASLYFEQLKEEEGVRVLSDLLARNPGNLLGICDLFIYHFYKGNRKEADELYLELRDVLPVLAHHKEKLGLIHAMMGNYEEADDLLEQVADLEVTERSKYYYFRAKSSYYLGVVEGAKMFWHSFLECDLYEDVRFPWEQEVDLTNDTRLVLDMLQENDDLIHMLGVYALTISGNRPELVLFHPLLDMSDWSYMEHLLFTNFDYFPDGAIEQNGYLIAKAMIILREHGILLNEENMALYKKLFSLVLNDAGKDLILGRYTIETVASAIAKLFLPQLKLQLVEEFECGKCARDIERVLSR, from the coding sequence ATGGAAAAAGACAAAAAAACACCCGCAAAAATCTATCCATTTTATCCAAATGGTCAGTTTTATTTTGAACGCGGTGTGGAAGCGTTTCGTGATCAAAGAATTAAAGAAGCAATCAGGTATTTAGTACGGGCATCTGAACTTGAGCCGGGAGAAGCGGTTATTCTTTGTCAGCTGGCAATATGTTATACAGAAATTGGGCAATTTCATAAATCGAATCAGCTACTTAGAGATGTTTTGGAACAACGCAATGGGAACATGGAATACTGCTATTATTTTATTGCGAATAATTTTGCGTATATGAAAGATTATCGGAGAGCACTACAATATGCTAACCGTTATTTGGATAGCGCAACGGATGATGAATATACCGAGGAAGCGAAAGATTTAATTGAAGTATTATTAGAAGAAACGCCTTTTGGTGAAACTATTGAAAATGGTTTTTCTAAATTAGAGCAAGAATTCTATTCGTATAAAAAAGAAATTAACCGCTATTTGGCGGAAGAAGATAGTGCATCGGCTTGTGATATTTTAAGAAAAGTCATTGACGAAAAACCGAATTTTTGGCCTGCTTATAATCAACTTGCTTCTCTTTATTTTGAACAGTTGAAAGAAGAAGAGGGCGTCAGAGTTTTAAGTGATTTATTAGCGCGAAATCCGGGGAATCTTTTAGGTATTTGTGATTTATTTATTTATCATTTTTACAAAGGGAATCGCAAGGAGGCGGATGAGCTCTATCTTGAACTTCGGGATGTGTTGCCAGTTTTAGCGCATCACAAAGAGAAGCTTGGTCTTATTCATGCGATGATGGGGAATTATGAGGAAGCGGACGATTTGCTTGAACAAGTGGCTGATTTGGAAGTAACGGAGCGTAGCAAGTATTATTATTTTCGTGCGAAATCTTCCTACTATTTAGGTGTTGTTGAAGGGGCGAAAATGTTTTGGCATTCCTTTTTAGAGTGTGATTTGTATGAAGATGTTCGATTTCCATGGGAGCAAGAGGTAGATTTAACGAATGACACGCGACTTGTGCTTGATATGCTTCAAGAGAATGATGATTTAATTCATATGCTAGGTGTTTATGCGTTAACTATTTCTGGGAATCGTCCAGAGTTAGTGTTATTCCATCCATTACTCGATATGAGCGATTGGTCTTACATGGAGCATTTATTGTTTACTAATTTTGATTATTTTCCAGATGGCGCAATCGAACAAAATGGTTATTTGATTGCCAAAGCGATGATTATTTTAAGAGAGCATGGTATTTTGTTAAATGAAGAAAATATGGCGTTGTATAAGAAGCTGTTTTCTTTAGTTTTAAACGATGCGGGGAAAGATTTAATACTTGGTCGTTATACGATAGAGACAGTGGCGAGCGCGATTGCAAAGTTATTTTTACCGCAATTGAAACTTCAATTAGTAGAAGAATTTGAATGTGGCAAATGTGCACGAGATATTGAGCGCGTCCTGAGCAGATAA
- a CDS encoding acyltransferase, which yields MRRLDRFKAPDDTVNTLFQVYKTISFWKVLKNTLVIEFGRFFPWMGGKRAIYRACLGMEIGEKTAIAYKVMPDLFFPEKIMIGENSIIGYHTTILTHEYLLSEYRVGEVVIGRDVMVGANVTILPGTVIGDGAVIAAGALVSVDVPAGSFAYGNPLIIKEKAALT from the coding sequence TTGCGGCGGCTGGATAGGTTTAAGGCACCCGATGATACAGTCAACACCCTTTTTCAAGTGTATAAAACAATTTCTTTTTGGAAGGTTTTGAAGAATACCTTAGTAATTGAATTTGGTCGTTTTTTTCCGTGGATGGGCGGTAAGCGTGCAATTTATCGCGCATGTCTTGGAATGGAAATTGGCGAGAAGACTGCCATTGCCTATAAGGTTATGCCGGATTTATTTTTTCCGGAAAAGATTATGATTGGCGAAAACTCGATTATTGGTTATCATACAACTATCTTGACGCATGAATATTTACTTTCGGAGTATCGCGTTGGGGAAGTGGTGATTGGCCGGGATGTGATGGTTGGCGCGAATGTCACTATTCTTCCAGGTACTGTAATTGGAGACGGTGCGGTGATTGCCGCTGGTGCGCTTGTATCAGTGGATGTCCCTGCTGGTAGTTTTGCTTATGGAAATCCGTTAATAATAAAAGAAAAAGCTGCTTTGACGTAA
- the ppaX gene encoding pyrophosphatase PpaX: protein MTGKITTLLFDLDGTLINTNELIIKTFQVTLQKFLPDRVFTREDILPFIGPSLMETFREINPAHADEMRAFYREYNLKHHDDLILEYDGVYEAIRALYEEDYKLGIVSTKMYDTIMRGLKVTGLDKFFQVVIGLDQVSNAKPDPEGIEMALSLLNATKEEAIMIGDNYHDIEAGKNAETLTAGVAWAIKGPEHLAQFQPDFMLEKMSDLLAIVRDEE from the coding sequence ATGACTGGGAAAATTACTACATTGTTGTTTGACTTAGATGGGACACTTATAAACACAAATGAATTGATTATTAAGACGTTCCAAGTGACGTTACAAAAATTCTTGCCGGACCGAGTTTTTACTAGAGAAGATATTTTACCATTTATCGGGCCTTCTTTAATGGAAACGTTTCGGGAAATAAATCCAGCGCATGCTGATGAAATGCGCGCTTTTTACCGAGAATATAATTTGAAGCATCATGATGATCTAATTTTAGAATATGATGGAGTTTATGAAGCAATTAGGGCTTTATATGAAGAAGATTATAAACTAGGTATTGTATCGACGAAAATGTATGATACGATTATGCGTGGACTTAAAGTGACAGGCTTAGATAAATTTTTCCAAGTGGTCATTGGGTTAGATCAAGTTTCTAATGCTAAACCAGATCCAGAAGGTATTGAGATGGCTCTTTCGCTGTTAAATGCGACGAAAGAAGAAGCGATTATGATTGGTGATAATTATCATGATATTGAGGCTGGGAAAAATGCGGAAACGTTAACTGCGGGTGTGGCCTGGGCGATTAAAGGTCCAGAACATTTGGCGCAGTTCCAACCAGATTTTATGTTAGAAAAAATGAGCGATTTACTCGCAATTGTTAGGGACGAGGAATAA
- the lgt gene encoding prolipoprotein diacylglyceryl transferase, protein MGNGVQPLDPVAIQIGNISVKWYGVIIASAVVIALLLALSEANKRKMDKEIIVDLLIWAIPISIISARIYYVIFEWDFYKNNLGEIVKIWHGGIAIYGALIGAVLTAIIFSRIKKISFWQLADVVAPSLIIAQAIGRWGNFMNQEAHGAETTRAFLEGLHLPDFIINQMYIDGAYYQPTFLYESLWNVLGFIILLIIRRTKIRRGELFLGYVIWYSFGRFFIEGMRTDSLMWGDFRVSQVLSLLLIVLSIGIIIYRRVKMNPPYYMEDKFGKVVKKK, encoded by the coding sequence ATGGGTAATGGTGTTCAGCCACTTGATCCAGTGGCGATTCAAATTGGTAATATATCTGTCAAATGGTACGGAGTTATTATTGCTTCGGCTGTTGTTATTGCGTTACTTCTTGCTTTAAGTGAAGCTAACAAGCGCAAAATGGATAAAGAGATTATTGTGGATTTGTTGATTTGGGCAATTCCGATTTCGATTATTAGTGCTCGAATTTACTATGTTATTTTTGAGTGGGATTTCTATAAGAATAATTTAGGCGAAATAGTGAAGATTTGGCACGGAGGTATTGCTATATATGGTGCGCTAATTGGTGCGGTTTTAACGGCCATTATTTTTTCACGGATTAAAAAGATTTCATTTTGGCAACTTGCGGATGTTGTTGCGCCAAGTTTGATTATTGCACAAGCGATTGGACGTTGGGGAAACTTTATGAACCAGGAAGCGCATGGTGCTGAAACAACTCGAGCTTTTCTAGAGGGACTTCATCTGCCAGACTTTATTATCAACCAGATGTACATAGATGGTGCTTATTATCAACCGACTTTCTTATATGAGAGTTTATGGAATGTGCTTGGATTTATTATTCTATTAATTATTCGTCGCACAAAAATTCGTCGTGGGGAGTTATTCCTCGGTTATGTTATTTGGTATTCGTTTGGAAGATTCTTTATTGAAGGAATGCGGACAGACAGCTTAATGTGGGGTGACTTTAGAGTTTCGCAAGTACTATCTTTACTTCTTATTGTTCTGTCCATTGGCATCATTATTTATCGTCGTGTGAAAATGAACCCGCCGTATTATATGGAAGATAAATTTGGTAAAGTAGTTAAAAAGAAATAA
- the hprK gene encoding HPr(Ser) kinase/phosphatase, with product MTKSVTVKDLKERLNLELICSETGLERPISTSDLSRPGLELTGFFSYYPEDRVQLFGMTEISFSEGMEPEERLKRYKQMCTKRTPAFVISRNLEVPKELVAAAKEADIPVLRSRLKTTRLSVYITNYLESRLAPVISMHGVLVDIYGLGVLITGSSGVGKSETALELVKRGHRLVADDNVEIRQEDEMTLIGSSPAIIEHLLEIRGLGIINVMTLFGAGAVRSSKKITIVVHLENWDPDKHYDRVGLDQEKTKIFDMDIPKITVPVRPGRNLSVIIEVAAMNFRLKNMGYNAAEQFTQDLNNLIGHNSSMND from the coding sequence ATGACAAAATCGGTTACGGTAAAGGATTTAAAGGAACGACTTAATTTAGAGCTAATTTGTTCGGAAACGGGACTTGAACGGCCAATTTCAACAAGTGACTTATCTCGGCCGGGGCTGGAACTTACAGGGTTTTTCTCTTATTATCCAGAAGATCGTGTGCAACTTTTTGGCATGACTGAAATATCGTTTTCTGAAGGAATGGAACCAGAAGAACGTCTCAAAAGATATAAACAAATGTGTACGAAGCGGACGCCTGCTTTTGTGATTTCTAGAAATTTAGAAGTGCCGAAAGAATTAGTTGCTGCAGCGAAAGAAGCCGATATTCCGGTATTACGTTCGCGACTTAAAACGACGCGTTTATCTGTTTATATTACGAATTACTTAGAAAGCAGACTTGCGCCAGTTATTTCGATGCATGGTGTGCTAGTAGATATTTATGGTCTAGGTGTGTTGATTACAGGGAGCAGTGGTGTGGGTAAAAGTGAAACAGCACTAGAGCTTGTAAAACGAGGACATAGACTTGTAGCAGATGATAACGTAGAAATCCGTCAAGAGGATGAAATGACGTTAATTGGTTCTTCTCCAGCAATTATTGAACATTTACTTGAGATTCGTGGGCTCGGGATTATTAATGTAATGACTTTATTTGGAGCAGGCGCTGTTCGTTCTAGTAAAAAGATTACTATCGTTGTGCACCTTGAAAATTGGGATCCTGACAAGCATTATGACCGTGTCGGGTTAGACCAAGAAAAGACAAAAATCTTTGATATGGACATTCCGAAAATTACGGTTCCTGTTCGACCAGGGCGAAATTTATCTGTTATCATTGAGGTAGCGGCTATGAATTTCCGTTTGAAGAACATGGGATACAATGCAGCAGAGCAATTTACACAAGACTTGAATAATTTAATAGGTCATAATAGTAGCATGAATGATTAA
- a CDS encoding phage holin family protein, with amino-acid sequence MRWIIGVIINSVLFVALSGFFTSFHVDGFTTALLASFVLAILNMLIRPILLLLTLPINIFTLGLFTFVVNAIMLEMTTFFIGDSFQIDGFGTALILAAIMAFANMIINSVLWGNKEN; translated from the coding sequence ATGCGTTGGATTATAGGCGTAATTATTAACTCGGTGCTTTTTGTAGCTTTATCAGGATTCTTTACAAGTTTTCATGTAGATGGATTCACGACAGCGCTACTAGCGAGTTTTGTATTAGCAATTCTTAATATGCTAATTAGACCTATTTTACTCCTTTTAACATTACCAATTAATATTTTCACACTTGGACTTTTCACCTTTGTTGTCAATGCAATTATGCTTGAAATGACTACCTTCTTTATTGGAGATTCTTTCCAAATTGATGGTTTTGGAACAGCGTTAATTCTCGCAGCAATTATGGCATTCGCAAATATGATTATTAATTCCGTTTTATGGGGTAACAAAGAAAATTAA
- a CDS encoding PspC domain-containing protein, which produces MKKLYKSSSQKMLAGVCGGIAEYFGIEVTIVRLVWVAATLFLGSGILLYILAAIIIPKATPESEWE; this is translated from the coding sequence ATGAAAAAGTTATATAAATCTTCTTCACAAAAAATGCTTGCTGGTGTTTGTGGTGGGATTGCAGAATACTTTGGAATTGAAGTAACGATCGTTCGTCTAGTCTGGGTAGCGGCTACTTTATTCTTGGGATCTGGGATTTTACTTTATATCTTAGCTGCAATCATTATTCCGAAGGCGACACCTGAATCAGAATGGGAGTGA